Genomic segment of Arachis stenosperma cultivar V10309 chromosome 4, arast.V10309.gnm1.PFL2, whole genome shotgun sequence:
TGCCTATTTTGATCCCACTTAGTAGTTTTTATATTTCATGAAAAATCAACCTTTTTTGCATAATTTGGTATAAAAAGTTTCATAATCTTTTACAAAGAAAAATGCCGTTCCTATGCTTGAAACAACCTAAAACAtggataataaaaaatttaaaatcaaatcaagaataaaaaatggataatcaaaaaattaaaatcaaatgcTATGTTGTATATCTCTCTAAACTTAGAACACTTAGCTACATTGACACCATATATTTCAGTTTCATCATAAAATCAAATGccaaaattctttaaaataaaagtcCTAAGACAACACAATGCAAATGTATGCAACAAAATCAATGGCAATGCTACGTATTTAGCTCCACAATCATGAAGATCTCGATTCAGATGcaaattaaaatagataatGGATAATtaggaataaaaaaattaaaatcaaatcaggaataaaaaataaataataaaaaaattaaaattaaatttggaataaaaaaattaacatacgAAGTAAATTAAATACAAACCTCATTGAATTAAAAGTTATAATCAAAACCCTAAAATAACAAGAATCAAAAGAATATGGTACTGAGAAGAGTTTTTGTGAACCATGGGATCGAAGCAGAGCAAAGAGAAATgtggagaagagaaaaaagtaAGGACTAAGGTGCATGCAGTGACGCAATCGAAGAGAAGAGAAGTGAGGTACATGTAGTGGAACTCCTCTATCGAGAAGAGAAAAAATCGCGATTAAAAGAAGGGATTTTTAGCATGATGAAAAAATTCCTAAGCGCGTTGTATTGTCTTTGAATCCTAGTGTATCTTTATACGTTTATTTTTGTAAccgtattttttattatatcctAATGAAAATAGCTAAAATTGTTGACTGAAAAGTGAtgtacaaatagtatttttcatattttatatattagtGCTGCAGTTGTTGCTTTTGTTtcgaatttattttttaaatggaTGCTATATTGGTGTTTTATACAAATATGAATTAGAAGGATGAAATACTAATATGGATCAAGACATTTTTGTCGAACTACAAAGATATTTTGGTGGGATGAAAACAGATAATTTCACTCGGCCGAAATTCGTGGACAGCTTTAAATATCACTTTATATTTTTCACAATGCTTTTAAAAAGGATATTTCACCCGAATAAAATAATTGCTAATGAAATTTCCAACTTACAAATATTTCTAGTGCACAGGAGCCGAACAATCATTTCTGGAATCGGATTACTATAACTAAATCTACATTTCTTTGGTCCTGGTTCTAACCAGCAAGCCGGCCCAAATTGAGCCAAGATTCATCCTTTCTTTCAACGGCCTCCACCTCCTCCAAATCCCAAATCTGCTCCGACAACTCCACCCCAGTCTATCACTCTGTCAAACACACTTCTTTCTCCAACATCACTCCTAGTCACCTACAATGTTCTGAAAATTGGACCAGATCGGTCGGACCGTCCGGTTCAACCACGAACCGGCAACATTAACGATCCGGTCAGGCCGTTGTTTAGAAAACCGGTGAAAAACGGAAGCTCCTTCGTTTCTTTCTCCCTCTTTCTTTCATTCAGAAAGAAATCACACAAACCCAGCCAAAAAACCCTAGCACTGTGAGCCTACACCACCGCCGCAAGGAGTGGCATACTGCCGCCGTCCGTCTTCAACCCCTGTTCGCTGTCACCGATCGCGGCTGCTTCCTCGAGCTCGGCGTCCGTCGTCTTTGTCTGCTCAGCCGCGCTTCCGTCGCCGTTTGTTTGCCGTTCACGTTCACGTCTTCGTTCAGCTGTCGTCTTCGTTCGCGTTCTTCGCCGTTCACCGTCGAGTTCGCATTCGCGTTTGGAAGCCACGTTGCTCTGCTTCAAACTCTGCGACCAACCCGCGCGCTCCACCTAGCCGTCGAACTGCTCTCTTTTATCGCCGCCGTGAGTTCCCTAAACCCGCCACCAGACAATACACTCACACAACACCAATACATTGCTTCAAACTCTGCAACTTCTGATTTCTATTACAATAAGTAACTATTTGATTTGGTAGTGGTTTGGATTTTTTCAGACTGAATTAAAGTTACAATAGTTATGTTCTCTTCTCTATCACATTGATATTAAGCTTTGAATTCTCTTATTTCGTTTTAATTTTACCGCACTCAACATGTTTGATGAAATCCTTTAGCCATATCTCTGGTTGGTTTTATAATTTCTAGCTTTTAGAAACTTAGTGATTGCATGTGAAATAAGAATAATTGGATCTTAGTAATTAGAAAATTTTAGCTGCACAAATAGCATCTTTGCAGAAAACATATTAGCATGATGATTCCACTTGCATTAGTATTCTTCTGGTAAATTTTTACTGTTATTGTGAACTTGTTAATTTGCTAATTGTTCTTGTGTTGTTGTTCTGTTGTTCTTctgttacttttttttttttttttttgtgattttctgtTCTTGATTTAAGCTGTGATTGAAGGATCTTTGATTTGGGTATTCTTCACTTTCCTTTAAGCTTAGCTTTTAATTCTTTGGGCATACACGTATCAAATCATTGTTTTCAGCAATGGtgatttttagattttatttttaggtTGCTTTGTTTTAAATGTTcctattgttgttgttgtgtttttgctgtgatttaaatgttcttttgatttttttttctgaatGCCCAGTCAGTACTTGGTTGATTGGTTTTGCTTGCTGATTGtatttgataataaattttaaattgataactCTATAGTCtgtagttaaattttattaaagtttctTGAATTTGCACTGCCTATGTTACTGATTCACTGTTCCTtcattgcttttttttttgttattaatcaTTGTGATGAGCTTTGGTAAAATTGGGTTGAAATCTGTTaatctttcttcatttttcactGTTCTAActtctataattattaaaaaatttgcaattggtgatcttttgatttattatattCTTCATGTTTTCATTGTTCTGTTATGTAAAaaaattctgttttcattgtTTTGTTCATTGTTTGGTTGCTATTTTATAACAATTATTGATCTCTGCCGACTTGCTATCCCTCCTCCGTGTTGGATTCTTTTTGTTTCAGGCTTTGTTGTGTTTTTGTTTCAGGCTCTGTTGTGTGTTTGTTTCAGGCTCTGTTGTGTGTTTATTGTGCGACACTAtcattttttgttttactttttgACTTAGCTACATTAAGACAATATTCTCTATCTTTAACTTGTGCATTGTAATTCAATCCAAGCTATTTTTAATGGAAGTATAATTATGTTAATTATCAACAAATTTGCAGCAAGTTATTGCATATTTTGATGATTAATTACATTTAGTTTGTGATATTTTATGTAGGGTTTTAAATTTGAAAGATATttagaatatttatttataatttatttattattttattatggaACGGTTTTTCTGGTTGAACCACGGTTAGACCGGTTGGATCAGTGAACCAGTGACTAGAGCAGTTTGAtgaccggtccggttttcagaaccttgcgTCCTCTCTCTTCTCTGCTGCTGCTGCTATGTGTTCTCTTTCTCGTCGCCTTTGTCAGTTCTCTCCATATCTTGATTTCTTATTCAATACTGATGAGTTGATCTCTTAAGAATATGCATTAGTtcaagtttttatatttttattttattagattagTTCTGGTTTTTCCTCTTTATTGGGTGAAAATACAGTGTGTGAGTAAGCTTCATTAAATTCAGGGAGAGCTCTTTAATAGCCGTAATTTGCTTGTGTATGATTAAACCTTGTTACTTTATGAAAAAATGAACCAATTAACATTCTGGACCGTTAATTTGCTTTTGTTTTGCttgtaatttgaatttaattaaagACAAATGGAAGGAGATAGGACTTAGTTTGCTTCTGTTTTGCTTGCCATTTAGGTTCACTAATCCATCCTCATCAAACACAATGTAGTGAGTGCCTTGCATATGATTGTTCAAAGTTAAATTGCAATGACCAACACCACCTACTGCTACTATGAATTCAAACCAAGAAAGGAATTAGAGTAATTATAGGCCCATGAAAGCATGGATTAAGGAACTTGGAATTAATGTGAGTTGAATTTTCTGATAAAGAATAATGAGAGTTGAAATTGTTAACAGCAGAGCTACTGTTAGATTAATTACGGGCACATGAAAGCATGGATTAGGGAGCATGGTTGAATTCAAACCATAAAGTCTGGAACTTTTATTTTGCAAACCTCAACATCCTATGGATGAGCTTGAGGTTTTCATGCCTTTTTCATCACTGACAAATATGATGGATCTTATATCATGATGAACTTGATGACTTAACATCTGGTTTTGTGCAGGAAAAATAAAGATTGGTAACTGCATGAGAAAAGACTGGCCAAATGAAATAGTAAGGCATGTTTAAAGTTGACTTTGCGGACAGACCCTAAGGTAAATTATATAATTTCTAATAATATGTGTGTGCTCATTGAATTTGCTGTAGTTGGAACTGTAATAATTGGTTCATATGGAGCTCCCTTGTCTGTCATGGACACATTATAGTTCCCTAAGCTAATCCTTAGCATTCCTTTAAGCCTTTAGATAGTAATGCTATTGGCTTTGGATATTGTTATTACATTTTTTCTGAGTTATCcttgttaaaatttttgacaTAATCATTCAAGTTAGTGGTTCCTTTGACATTCATggttttttgaaaaataaacaaataacaaataaataaaggaaaagaaggGAGTGTGCTGCATTGTTGTTTTGGACTATTGTAGTGGGCTTGTTTTGTTTTAGTCATGCTTGCCCAACCCAAGTAAGAAAAAACATATATCAAAGGGTATGCGTGCTCTTGGTTTTAGTTTAAGTCACATATATATCACCAACAACTTGGGGAGAGAGAGTTTGATAATGAGACGAATGTGGGCTTCTGACACAGAGGGAGAGCGAAGGGAGATGGAGAGAGGAGACTGGGGAGAGGAAAGGTGGCTCCATGAAACTTGCGACCACCATGGTTCGTTCATTTAGATTTTTCGGCGACTCACCAACTATGGAAGACAGCAACCTCATGTCCGGTGGCGGCTCAGATGAAGTAGCCATTGGTGAAGTTGTGCCCCCTTCTCTTCCCTTCTCTTTGCTCCTATTATCTTCTTCCACTGTTTTTTCagttttcttctttcttctttattctTGCTTTTAAGATGGTGTGATATTGTGCAAGTCACACAGAATTGGTTTTCAGTTCTCtcttattgtatttattttctGTAATGTTTGTGAATTGAAACGTTGCAGAGACGACTGTGTATACCCAATATATGTTGTGACTGTGTAAATGACAATGGAGTGGTTGTGTGTGATAATTGTGATGGTTGGGTAAATGAAAGTGTGTAAATGACAATGAAGTGTTTGCATGTGATAATGGTGATGCTTTGGTACATGTAAAATATTTGATGTAGAAAAAATAGGTAACAGTAAAGGAGGAGTGAATTGGATTCTTTTCCTCAAAAGAAAGTTTTGCTCTTCTGTTGAGTGATCACTGTTTTTTATAGGTAAAGTTTGCATCAATGATGCATATGTAGGGGATAAGATTTTCAACAATAGATTGTCCAAATTTCAAACACACTTCTTCATTCTTTGAATTTACATTTATTCTCTTTGAACTAGGTGCTTTAATTAACTTTTGAAATTTCCATATGTCACCAGCCACGTGGTAAGACTTTGGGGACTTCCACCTTTTATCACATTTGGTGACTTTCCAACGCCAATATTTGAAGCACATGCAGACAAATGAGACCAATTCCTATAGATATAGCTAGCAAACAAAAGCATCAGGAAGaaggatatagtgacatgtgcAGCTATATGCTGGATTTAtaggaaataaaaataaaaatgttcaaaaagaaaaagaaaagtgaaacTAGATGGCCCAAACAGCGGGAACTTTTGGGCCCAGATACTATTAGTTTTCTAATCCAACTCTGCTTCCACATGTTCTCTGTCTCACCCCACCGAAGATCTCGTCACTCCTTCATCTCTCAGCCTTGAGCAATTGAGCCTTCAGGCCTTCACCATCGCTGTTGTCGTTAGTTCTGCAGGTGGCATTTGTCCCTCAGCCATCACAGCCTCTCTTTCTTcctgtatattttattttattttatttttggcagTATGAGGCTTAGTTGCCTAATTCTAAGTGTGTATAATGAGAATAATGGATTATGTAGTTGTTGCTTCTaaaattgttatttatttaattgataATATCTCTTTTATTTTGTAACTTCTTACTCTCTTGGCACTGCAGTCGTGCAGTCGTGCATGCATCAAGCTCATTAGGTACAGGCATCCTGGAATGGTTCTTCCTTTCACAAGATACATTCCATTGCACAGCTGTTTGGTCAGAAAGGCTTCAACTTTGCAGAGATTTTTTCCTGGGCATTTCAATCCCATTTTGCAAAAAATTTCCACTTCTAGTAGTAGTGACTGTGAAAGATTACCATGGGAACGTTCTACCAAAGCAATTCTACTAGGGAAGCTCAAAACTGCTTTGAGAAACCATCAGATGCATGAAGGATGGGAATCCTTTCAGGATTTTAGGACACTGTATGGGTACCCTGAGGTTCAGTTGCTAAACCAGCTCATTGTTCAGCTGTCTTATTCATCTAATCATTCTTGGACGAGAAAAgcttttgatttggttttgCAGGTGGTTAAAGAGGAGAATAATTCTGGTTTGGTTCATGTTGATACGTTAACCAAACTTGCACTTTCTTTGGCAAGGTTGCAAATGTCAACCTCTGCAGCGGTGATTCTTAGATTGATGCTGGATAAGGGGTGTGTGCCCCCTATGCATTTGTTGTGCTTGGTCTTCTTGCACCTTGTGAAGACAGAGATTGGAGCATATATTGCATGTAACTATTTGTCTCAGGTTTGTGACTTTTACATTTGCTTGAAGGATAAAAAGGCTCAATCTGCGGATGTGGTTAAGCCAGATGCATCAATCTTTTGCCTTGTTCTTGATGCTTGTGTGAGGTTTAATTTACCCTTGAAGGGCTTGTTGCTGATTGAATTAGTGGCACTAACTGGGACAGTGGTTGATGCACACACTGTTGTAATAGTTTCACAGATTCTAGAGATGAATGGTTTAAGAGATGAAATAAGGGAATTAAAAGATCACATTGATAGTGTGTCAGCTGCTTTCATTCGCCTCTATCGACAATTCTATGATAGTTTGTTGAGCTTGCACTTCAAGTTTAATGACATTGATGCTGCTGCTAAGCTTGTTTTTGATATGAATAGTTCACATAATCGTCATGATCATAAAGAAAATAGGAAAGATCTTAAAAACCCTTGCTCTATTGCAATTGGATCGCGTAACCTTAGGACTGGACTAAAGATACATATTGAGCTTGAGCTGCTGCAGAATGATTCTGTCGTTAAACCTGAAGGTAGACAAGACCTGATCTTTTATAGGGGTCAAAAACTTGTTCTCAGCAACAGAGCACTGGCAAAATTCATTACCGGTTACAAGAAAGATGGGAGGATTATTGAACTTTCAAAGCTTTTACTTAGCGTTCAAGAGGAACTATATTCAGTAGCAGGATCTCGTTTGTGTTCTGATGCAATTGGTGCTTGCATTTACTTTGGATGGCTTGAATCTGCTCATGACATTTTGGATGATGCAGAGGCTGCTGGATCTCCATTGGACTGGGATACATATATGTTACTCTTGTCAGCATATCGTAGGCGCAGAATGCAAAGAGTAGCAAATGCACTGCTAAAACAAATGACAAGGGTTCATTTGGATAATGAATTGGCTGATGATACTATCCACGAACACTTTCACTGTGTGGAAACATCAGATTCACTTGGTAAATCGAATTTGGTCGTCACCTTGGTTCAAATATTGAAAGATGAAGATCAGATTATCCCTTTGGTGTATGAGTTTAATTCTTCCATCCACTTCTTTTGCATGGCTAGAATGATGGAAGATGCACTAAAGGTGTATAGAAGAATGGTTGAAATGAACATTCAGCCCACTATTCAGACTTTTGCTTATCTGCTACGTGGATATTCATCTCTTGGTATGTATCGTGAGATCACAATCTTGTGGGGAGAGATTAAGAGATTCATGAAGGGTTGTGGTTTTCCGGCAAATAGAGATTTATACGAGTTACTACTAATAAACTTTCTTCGCGGTGGATACTTTGAGCGAGTGATGGAAGTCATTGGCCATATGAGAGACCAAAACATGTATGCTGATAAGTTGATGTATAAAGTTGAGTTCTTAAGACTTCACAAAAATCTTTATAAGAGTTTAAAAGCATCAGATGCAAGAACAGAAGCACAACTCAAAAGGCTTGAGCATGTTCAGGAGTTTAGGAAATGGGTGGGTATAGTTTGAGTTTTCCAATAAATATCCATCTGTCATGGTGTACTTTTTGTAGTATTATTCATTAATCCTATCAATCATCAAATGGATCCATCATTTGATCTTAGCTCATTAATCATAGATTCATAGCTGCTGTTCTTTGCCGATAAATGCAATTATGTTGCCAGTTGCAACCTTTGTAGATGAAATCATTTTCATGGTTGATGATGTTTATGAACACATGCAATAGAACTTTAGTGATTTAATGCATGTAAATTGATTTAATTATGTAACTACATCATGTGGAGTATCAATGAAAAATTTTCAGTGGTCTTTATTTGCTAACCAGAATCCAaagcttcttttttttttttttgggtcaagTGGATTGGACAGCCCAAATTTTAGGCATTACATTCATGCATTATACACTCACACACTGCATGGGTACATACtattagcatggttttatatttcTCCAAGAGGATTTGAATCCGTGCAGCTCTATGTGAAGCAAACAAAGTATCATTTTTTTGGGTCATGAAGACCGAAGTATCTTCAATCCAACCCAACTAAACTACATGAGGAAGCccataacataaagataagagtGTATAAGAcccaaaaaaaaggaaaagaaaatgtATGTGAGAGAATAAGGCCCAAGAAAACGGGCCAAGTTAAGGTGGCCCATGAGCATGAGAAGATGGCAGACACAACAAACATTCAGTTCCATGGCAAAAATAAAacattgtttttcttttgtcaTCAGCATTCAAGATTCATCCACCGAGCacgtccaaaaaaaaaaaaagattcatCCAGCGAGCAAGGAGACAGAGAGAAACAGAGATGGAAGAGCAGAAAGAGAAGAAGCAGGTGATGAGTTCGGAAGCGATGGAGAAAATATCGGAGAGGCTATCGTGTTTGGAGAACCTGTACTTCCCACGCGCCCTCCAATCCTCCGCCACTCTCCCTTCCCAGCGCAAGCAAATCTTCCGCGACCTTCTCTCCAGAGACGTTCCTCTCTTTTTAGGTATCTAATTCTAAACCCTTACTCTTCTCCATCAACGAAGTTCAGCATCAAAGGTGTTGTAATGtcttgttatttatttattttgattggACACTTTCTTGGAACTTTAGGTATATATCGAGAGTGAATATAGAAATGAATTCAAAGTTGATTATGCTTGCTTTTGAGAAACAATGGAGTTAGGGTTTTCTTGTTAACTTATTACTGTATCCTTAGTAAGGTTATAATCTGTTTTTGTACTAGAACGATATGGTTCTGAGCTTATTAGCGATGAGCTGGGACAGTTTGATTCCATGAAAGACGACTATGAGGTTAATTGGCATCTAAAGAGGCTTAGGAGCATAATGAGCCCAACTTCGGAGGAGTTGAGGATGCGGTCAGTGACCGTGAAGAACCGAAGGCGGGCTTACTTGGATAAATTGGTGTATGATGGGCATTACTTCTCCGAAGACGCCATGAGGGAAAGGGAGCCTTACCTGCACCATGAATATGTTGGGAAGTTTCAGGACCAGAGCAGCAGGGGCATGGCTAGGCCCGGGGAGCGCTGGTCTGAGACTTTAATGAGACGATGTGAGGAAGCTGAGCTGGTTGCCAAGATTAGAGGGGAGCAGCAGAGGATGGGTGTGCCCGAAAGGGATTGGGTCGGTAATGAGGGGtttcaagaagaggaagaggaagaggaagaggaagaagaagaagagcaggaggaggaggaggaggaggaggaggagaaggagcgGAATGAAGAAAGGAAAAAGGATGGAAGCAACACGCAGTCTGCTGAGGTACTTTTCTTTAAACTTTCTTAACCTGTTTCAATGCAAGTTTGTTttgtttaattctatttttGGTGTTGTGTCTATCAGTATAATCTTGCAACACCTTGCTTATGATATTGTTAGGTTTTAATTTGTAAGCTTATTATATAGTCTTTATGCTCAGCTTGGTTAAGGAGTTATGTGTTGTATTTGATCTAGAAGCATGAGCATTCTGGTACTTTGGTGACAATGTTTCTTAATGTGTACTTTACTTGTATTTGGATATTCTGCTAAATAACTGTATTTGAATTGGGACACTCATCGTTATTCATGGTCAAGGGTTCAGGACAGTCTTTGTTTGGCTGTTCTCTCTAAATAAGAGAGGGATATGATATGTATTAATGTATGCCTGTGGCAAGCAGCAATCACATATGCATCATATATTTGCATGCCGAGATTCAATTGACCAAGAACAAGAAATTGTGTGGGGCAAAGAAATGGCAAATTAAATGTTATTATGTTAGGATACCATCTAGTTCAACCATGTTCTCCAGCTTCTTCAAGTTGGTTTTCGACCATGTATGTTGATGAATTAGATTCAACAGATGAGTTTGAAGTGATTAGTTACATAATCTTATCCAATTCTTATACGCAATCTCAACTGCACACCACCATTTATAATTGAGTCTATGAACTTTCTACTAAATTTGACTGACTTTGTCTTGCATAATCTACTCTTGTAGCTTACACATGCAAAATCACTGTACGCATGTTAATATCTAAAACTTTGGTTGTAGAAAACTATGTCTATGTTTTTGGACTTAAAACAATTTCATTTGTTTTTGCTCTGGCAGAGACACTTAAATCAACCCGATATAAGTGATGATGGTGGTGCTTCCGATCCAGCCAGAGAGAGTCAGGAATCATCTCTATCTGCAGAAGAGCTGGAAGACCGCATGAACCAATTTACGTACATTATGCAGCAGAAGTTCTTATTAGGGGAAGATCATGAACATCTAGATTACACTAAGATAGATAATGATGAGACCCTTGATGATCACTGGATGAGGGAAGCCAATATTGATGCAGAGGAGAGATACTTTGCTGATGATTAAACACTAAGCATCTTAACTTTGTATCAGGGAATCAGATGTGTAGATATTGCATAATCTTTGGTAGAGATTTTGTTTTCTGGTAAGAACATCTCACCTTGGTGTCTATGTGTATATGAGTATATTTAACTAGATGTGTGTTTTCAATATTATAACTGAGACAGTTCTACACATATCAAAGTTCCTTTGCTATTTTAATGCAAGGATTTTGTAGT
This window contains:
- the LOC130973445 gene encoding uncharacterized protein LOC130973445 — encoded protein: MEEQKEKKQVMSSEAMEKISERLSCLENLYFPRALQSSATLPSQRKQIFRDLLSRDVPLFLERYGSELISDELGQFDSMKDDYEVNWHLKRLRSIMSPTSEELRMRSVTVKNRRRAYLDKLVYDGHYFSEDAMREREPYLHHEYVGKFQDQSSRGMARPGERWSETLMRRCEEAELVAKIRGEQQRMGVPERDWVGNEGFQEEEEEEEEEEEEEQEEEEEEEEEKERNEERKKDGSNTQSAERHLNQPDISDDGGASDPARESQESSLSAEELEDRMNQFTYIMQQKFLLGEDHEHLDYTKIDNDETLDDHWMREANIDAEERYFADD
- the LOC130973443 gene encoding pentatricopeptide repeat-containing protein At4g17616 isoform X2, giving the protein MKLATTMVRSFRFFGDSPTMEDSNLMSGGGSDEVAIGESCSRACIKLIRYRHPGMVLPFTRYIPLHSCLVRKASTLQRFFPGHFNPILQKISTSSSSDCERLPWERSTKAILLGKLKTALRNHQMHEGWESFQDFRTLYGYPEVVKEENNSGLVHVDTLTKLALSLARLQMSTSAAVILRLMLDKGCVPPMHLLCLVFLHLVKTEIGAYIACNYLSQVCDFYICLKDKKAQSADVVKPDASIFCLVLDACVRFNLPLKGLLLIELVALTGTVVDAHTVVIVSQILEMNGLRDEIRELKDHIDSVSAAFIRLYRQFYDSLLSLHFKFNDIDAAAKLVFDMNSSHNRHDHKENRKDLKNPCSIAIGSRNLRTGLKIHIELELLQNDSVVKPEGRQDLIFYRGQKLVLSNRALAKFITGYKKDGRIIELSKLLLSVQEELYSVAGSRLCSDAIGACIYFGWLESAHDILDDAEAAGSPLDWDTYMLLLSAYRRRRMQRVANALLKQMTRVHLDNELADDTIHEHFHCVETSDSLGKSNLVVTLVQILKDEDQIIPLVYEFNSSIHFFCMARMMEDALKVYRRMVEMNIQPTIQTFAYLLRGYSSLGMYREITILWGEIKRFMKGCGFPANRDLYELLLINFLRGGYFERVMEVIGHMRDQNMYADKLMYKVEFLRLHKNLYKSLKASDARTEAQLKRLEHVQEFRKWVGIV
- the LOC130973443 gene encoding pentatricopeptide repeat-containing protein At4g17616 isoform X3, yielding MVLPFTRYIPLHSCLVRKASTLQRFFPGHFNPILQKISTSSSSDCERLPWERSTKAILLGKLKTALRNHQMHEGWESFQDFRTLYGYPEVQLLNQLIVQLSYSSNHSWTRKAFDLVLQVVKEENNSGLVHVDTLTKLALSLARLQMSTSAAVILRLMLDKGCVPPMHLLCLVFLHLVKTEIGAYIACNYLSQVCDFYICLKDKKAQSADVVKPDASIFCLVLDACVRFNLPLKGLLLIELVALTGTVVDAHTVVIVSQILEMNGLRDEIRELKDHIDSVSAAFIRLYRQFYDSLLSLHFKFNDIDAAAKLVFDMNSSHNRHDHKENRKDLKNPCSIAIGSRNLRTGLKIHIELELLQNDSVVKPEGRQDLIFYRGQKLVLSNRALAKFITGYKKDGRIIELSKLLLSVQEELYSVAGSRLCSDAIGACIYFGWLESAHDILDDAEAAGSPLDWDTYMLLLSAYRRRRMQRVANALLKQMTRVHLDNELADDTIHEHFHCVETSDSLGKSNLVVTLVQILKDEDQIIPLVYEFNSSIHFFCMARMMEDALKVYRRMVEMNIQPTIQTFAYLLRGYSSLGMYREITILWGEIKRFMKGCGFPANRDLYELLLINFLRGGYFERVMEVIGHMRDQNMYADKLMYKVEFLRLHKNLYKSLKASDARTEAQLKRLEHVQEFRKWVGIV
- the LOC130973443 gene encoding pentatricopeptide repeat-containing protein At4g17616 isoform X1, whose protein sequence is MKLATTMVRSFRFFGDSPTMEDSNLMSGGGSDEVAIGESCSRACIKLIRYRHPGMVLPFTRYIPLHSCLVRKASTLQRFFPGHFNPILQKISTSSSSDCERLPWERSTKAILLGKLKTALRNHQMHEGWESFQDFRTLYGYPEVQLLNQLIVQLSYSSNHSWTRKAFDLVLQVVKEENNSGLVHVDTLTKLALSLARLQMSTSAAVILRLMLDKGCVPPMHLLCLVFLHLVKTEIGAYIACNYLSQVCDFYICLKDKKAQSADVVKPDASIFCLVLDACVRFNLPLKGLLLIELVALTGTVVDAHTVVIVSQILEMNGLRDEIRELKDHIDSVSAAFIRLYRQFYDSLLSLHFKFNDIDAAAKLVFDMNSSHNRHDHKENRKDLKNPCSIAIGSRNLRTGLKIHIELELLQNDSVVKPEGRQDLIFYRGQKLVLSNRALAKFITGYKKDGRIIELSKLLLSVQEELYSVAGSRLCSDAIGACIYFGWLESAHDILDDAEAAGSPLDWDTYMLLLSAYRRRRMQRVANALLKQMTRVHLDNELADDTIHEHFHCVETSDSLGKSNLVVTLVQILKDEDQIIPLVYEFNSSIHFFCMARMMEDALKVYRRMVEMNIQPTIQTFAYLLRGYSSLGMYREITILWGEIKRFMKGCGFPANRDLYELLLINFLRGGYFERVMEVIGHMRDQNMYADKLMYKVEFLRLHKNLYKSLKASDARTEAQLKRLEHVQEFRKWVGIV